In Panacibacter microcysteis, the genomic stretch TGGTTGCATTTAGCGTTGCTCTTTTCTCCTGGTTACGGGCAGTTTTTACCCGGCTTCTTGCCACAAGACCATTCAGTATTGGTATCTGTATACCTACACTTACGGATGAGTTGAAGTTGTTTTTCCACTGCATATCATAAGGGATTTTTGCCGATGAAAAATTTGACTGCGGGGCATACACCTGTAGTTTCTCATTGTTCACATTTACATACCCGCCCGTTGCTACATCGGTAACACTGATAAGCGTGGAAGTGCTTGCTGCGCTTGAATAGTTGGTGCCTAAACCGCCGCTGAGTACCAGCGATGGGTACATCTGGCCTTTTGCTGCTTTCAGGCTTTTGGTGGCGCTTGCCCTGCGCAGGTCAACTGCCTTTATCATCGCAAGATTATTCAATGCAGTCTGGTAAATGTCATTGCTGTTGCCATCGTACAGGCTTAAGGCTGATGATTCATCAACTTTTTCGAGCTGCATGTCTTTCGAGTAATTGATGTTCATTAGTTGTACCAAAGAAATTCTTGCAGACTCAACCGTATTCTTAAGCGTTACAATATTCGCTTCATCTGTTGCAAGCTGTCCTTTGGTATCGTAATATGTTGCCGGTGCAATAGCGCCGTCGTTGTTCAGCAATTCCAGTCTTTCCACCTGTTTCCTGGTCACATCGGCAAGCTGTATGGCTGCATTGAGTTGCTCTGTTGCATTCAGTACCTGCAGGTATGCCAGTATAACATTGATTGTAACGTTATCCTTTTGCTGTTGCCAGTCCATCTTGCCTGCTTCGTAGTTCAGCCTGTTTGCTTTAATGTTGTTACTAACGCTGCCGGCGTTCCACAGGTATAAATCTGCTCCCAGGTTGTAGTTGGCGTAACTGAGATTTTGGTTGATGTAAGAGTTGGTAAAAGGATCAATGGCCCTGCCCTGGCTAAGACCGTGTGTTATACCACCACTTATAAACGGTAAACGATTTCCCTGCGACTGGTTGTACGTAACCTTACTGTCCATCATGGCAAGTTCGCTGCGGTTGATATCAGCATTATTTCTAAGCGCTATATCTATACATTTTTTGAGCGACACCAAACCATTGATGCGTGCTGTATCCTGTGCAAAGGTTTTTTGTGCAAGCACAAAAACGATAAACGTTGCAATCAAACTAATCTTTCTCATGATCTGTTTATTATTCCACTTCATTTTTATTATGGGCCCGGCAGCGGGAATGCTTATGAGGCTTCCGTTGCGTCGCACTCTTGTACTGTATATTGCTGTTCAGCTGCCCCGGCTGCAACAACGCACACCGGTAAAATTCCGCTGTATATAAAAGCCGTGATAAGCTCGCTGTTGTTATATTACATGATTGTCAGGTGGGGTTCTTCCCGTTCAATCCTTCCGTCGAGTAAATGGATGATCCTGGAACCATAGCCGGCGTTTTTTTCAGAGTGTGTAACCTGAATGATAGTTACGCCGTCTTCTTCATTTAGTTTTTTAAACAACTCCATGATCTCTTCACCCTGTTTGGAATTGAGGTTGCCTGTGGGCTCATCGGCAAGAATCAGTTTTGGTTTGGCAACAAGTGCCCTGGCTATTCCCACCAGTTGCTGCTGACCGCCCGAAAGCTGTGTGGGGAAAAGATCTTTTTTACCAACAATATTAAAGCGGTCAAGAATATCTGCCACCACGGCTTTGCGCTCAGATGTTTTCATATCCTGGTAAATAAGCGGTGTTTCAATATTCTCATACACCGTTAGCTCATCTATAAGATGGTAAGCCTGGAAAACAAAACCTATGTATTGTTTGTACAGCTGTGAGCGATGCTTTTCTTTAAGTTTGTGTACAGGCTCTCCGAAAAAGAAATATTCACCCTCATCTGCTTCATCGAGCATGCCTATTACATTGAGCAAAGATGATTTGCCTGAGCCGGAAGGCCCCATAATAGACACGAATTCGCCTTCGGTAATACCAAGGTTAACGTCCTTCAGGATAAAATTTCTTGCCCCGCCAACATTTACCCATTTAGAGATGTGCTTAAGTTCGATCATGGTTTTGTATTTAAAGCCAAAGTTATAATCAGGCTCAATGTTTACAAATACATGCCAACTTAATTTATTGTTGATTTTCAAATAGTTGTGAGTGTAAATAGAATAGTGGTGTACGGTTTTGATACACTTAATGTACTGTTTTGATGCATGGCGCATGGCACACATCATCTACATGTCAGTAATATCCGGGGTTTTCAAAAAAAAGTAACGATTGATCAGAAAAAGTGCATGAATGATGATACAGTACAGACGGCCACAGCAGGTGGTAAATTTTAATTGAGGTATAATATGGCACCATTGAGCACAGAGGCAAAACTAACCCAGAAGAAATATGGATATAGTAACCAAACGGCAACTTTCGAATGCTGCGAAAACAAATACATTGTTATAAGAATCATGACCCACAAAAGAACAATATCTACCAATGCCCAGCCAACCTGGTGAAAATTAAAGAAGATAATACTCCACATTCCGTTTAGTGCAAGTTGCACTGCAAAAACAAATAATGCTACATTTCGTTTAGATGTTTCAGGCTGCTTCCACACAAAATAGCATGATATGCCCATGAGTATGTAAAGAATTGTCCATACGGGTGCAAACAACCAGTTAGGTGGATTGAAAAAAGGCTTGTTTAAACCGGCGTACCAGGTGCCAATAGCTGATGAGGTTGCAAAGCCTGCCCCGAAACCAACAAGCAATGTAATAGCAAGTGAGAGAAAAAGTTTCAGATTTGGGTTCAGCGATTTTGAATAAGATTGATCCATGCATTTTAAATTTACACTAATTATAACCAATGAAAGATAACTTCTCGGCGCAGGCAGAAGCTTATGCAAACTTCAGACCGCATTACCCTACAGAGATGTACGCATTTATATATGGCCAGCTAAGCTGTTATGATCGTGCGCTGGACATAGCAACAGGGAACGGGCAGGTTGCCAAAGAACTGGCTGCAAAGTTTAGCCAGGTTTACGCAACAGATATAAGTGCAAAGCAATTGTCTGAAGCGCCGCAGCTACCCAACATCCAATACAAACAGGAAGCCGCAGAACAAAGTTCATTTGCGGATCATTTTTTTGATCTTGTCACCGTTGCACAAGCGATACACTGGTTCAATTTCGACGCATTTTACGCCAATGTAAGGCGGATTACAAAACCGGGTGGCATTATTGCCGTGGCAGGTTATGGCCTTGTATCCGTTAATACAGTAACAGACAGATGGCTGCAACATTTTTACACCAATATTATAGGACCATACTGGGATAGTGAAAGAAAATACATTGATGACCATTACACAACTATTCCTTTTCCTTTTGAAGAGATCAGTGCACCATCGTTGTTCATCCGTTATAAGTGGTCGAAACAACAGTTTCTCGGCTATTTAAATACCTGGAGCGCTGTACAACATTTCATCCGGGCAAATAGTGTAAACCCGCTGGCAGGAGATACATTGCAACGGCTTGATTCAATATGGCCCGATAATACCTGCTATGACATTTCATTTCCGCTGTTGTTGCGGGTTGGTCGTTTATAATTAAATCTATACAATATGAGCAGTTATATAAAACAGGTTGACATCAGGTGGAGTGATATGGACCCTAATTTTCACCTGCGTCATTCGGTGTACTATGATTGGGGAGCAATGATGCGCCTGTCATTCCTGCATGATCATGGGTTAACGCCTGCTGTAATGCAGCAGTTGCATTTTGGCCCTATACTCTTCAGGGAGGAATGCGTTTTTAAGCGGGAAATACTTTTTGGCGATACTGTATTCCTGAATGTATATATAAGTAAAAGCAGGCGCGACATGAGCCGGTGGTCTATGATACATGAAGTATGGAAGAATAAAGATATTTTAAGCGCAACAATTACTGTTGATGGCGCCTGGCTTGATACGCAGAGCAGGAAGCTGGCTACCCCACCAGCAGTTATAAAAACAGTATTCGAAGCTTTACCAAAATCTCCCGGTTTTGAATGGACAGATTAATCAGATAGTCCGTAAAAATCCACAAACCGTTGCATAAATCGTCACCACTTCTATACAGTCATTTGGCTGTTACGTTGGTAATCAATCGTTTGTGAATGGAACAGCATTTGTCTTTTCATACATATCATCAAAATATATGTTATGAAAAGACAGATTCGATCTATGGCGCTTGGTTTGGCAACTATATTCGTGATCAATGCCTGCCAGACACCGGAAGAAAGGGCGAAAGAAATGAACACACAACCAGTGGCCGAAAACGCCGATGCCAATAACAATCCCGAAGCCGCTGCAGTTGACACTACTACTAGCCTGCAGGCTGATGAAAGCATGCTGAGCGCCGATAGCAATACAGCCACATCGCCGGCTGCATCAGTGCCACCGCGCCAGGATGAAGTAGTGCTGAAAAAGAAAGCATTGAAAGGACGTGCATCTGTAGATATGAAAGCGGCACCTGCATCCGGCGCAAAAGTAGAAGTTATGCCATCGTTTCCTGGTGGGGAAAGTTCTCTAAACAAGTTTGTGGAGGATAATCTACAATATCCACAACAAGCGATAGATAATGATGTGGAAGGCAGGGTTATCGTAACATTCGATGTAGATGAAAATGGCAGGATATACAGGCCTAATGTAGTGTCTGATAAACTTGGTTACGGGCTGGAAGAAGAAGCATTACGCGTTATTAAATCAATGCCACAATGGAATCCCGGTAAACTGAAAGGTAAAAATGTAAAGACAACATTTACACTGCCGATCGTTTACCAGTTGATATAAATGATTCACAACCTGATCTTTATAAAACAGTGCGCAACGTTTGTTGCGCATTTTTTTTCGTACCGGCTGCAAATTGGAATGGTGTTTGTCAAATAAGCCAAAACTATAACATTATGAAAAAGACCACTTTATTTCTAATGGCATTATGCGTAAGCGCATCATGCTTACTAACGGCTTGCGGTACCGGAGATAACACCAACGAGACCAACAGCGATACAGCAACTACCGAAAGCCTGTCACCTGCACCTATGGATACGACTTCAACTATGCCTGCAGATACATCAATGATGACTGATTCTACTGCAAAACCATAGTTGATAAGGCCGTTGTTAACCTATACAATCTTATAAAAAACTGTCTTTTTTAAGACAGTTTTTTTTATTTTTTACTTTAATGTTTGCCGGTTAACTCTCGCTGATCAACCCGGAACGCTAGAGATGCCATGGAAAACAGAACCCTGAAGTGAGTGACACAACAGGTGCTGATTAAAGCACTACAGTCCGTCACCCCAATTTAAAACTTTACATTCCATGTCACCGACGGTATAACAGGAAACAATGAAACCTGCTTTGACTTGATGGTGAGCGTACCCTGTGTAGCACTTCCTTCCTGGTCGAAATAGTAGAAGTAAGGATTGGCGCGGCTATATAAGTTATAAATACTGAACACCCAGCTGCCGGTGTATTTGCGTTTCTTTTTTGGTACCGGCGTGTAAGTGGCCGCCACATCCAGCCGGTGATAAGGTTTCATGCGGTAGGCATTGATGCGGCTGTACTCCTGCGTTAATGTGCCATCTACAAAATAAAATCGCTCAGGCAAGGAGATAGCGTTACCAGTGCCAAAAACAAAGACCGATGATAATTTCCATTTACTGCTTAACTGGTAGGTACCCACCACTGAAAGATCGTGCCTTCTGTCGTAGCGGCTGGGGTATTTTTCTCCATCATTTAACTGGGCAAATCTTCGCCACGTATAAGATAGCGTGTAACCAACCCAGCCTGTAAGCCTGCCTTTAACTTTGTTTACAAAAAACTCTGCACCATAACTCCAGCCTTTACCAAAAACGAAATCTTCTTCAGGATCCTTCAAAGTATTAGGCGTGTAACCTTCACGATACTCAATCTGGTTTTGCATGGTTTTATAATAAACTTCCACTGAAGTTTCAAACATATTGTTATTGAAGTTCCTGAAATAACCTGCTGCATACTGCCAGCCGATCTGTGGTTTTACACGGTAAGTGCTGGGCACCCATATATCTGTTGGCAATGTACTGCCGGCATTGGTAACAAGGTGTATGTATTGAAGGTTTCTAGTAACGCCGGCTTTAAAAGAGCTTACGTCGTTGATGGCATAACGCACGGTTAACCGTGGTTCAAAGCCTCCATATGTCTTCACAGTTTGTCCTGAGCCATAAAGGGTGCTGTCTGTTTTGTTGCCATCTGCATCTGTCGTATACGCTGTGTATCTGCCTACCTGCTGAAACTGGCTGTAGCGTATGCCATAGTTAAGTTTGATGGCACGGCTAACATCCCAGTCGTCCTGTATGTACAATGCATATTCATTGGCATATTTTCGCTGTACATTGGCGGGTTTAAACTCGATTGTATCCTGGTTGCCGCTTACAACGCTTGGCAAAAAAGTATGAAAGGTATATTGCGCACCAAACTTTAGTTTATGCTCTGGTGTGGCATAATAATCGAAATCTGTTTTTGCATTAAGGTCTTTTATACCTGAGGAAAGGTTGATATTAAAATCGTTTTGTAAACCCGTAAAGGAAAATCTATAGTCGTTATAAACAAGTGAAGTGTTGGCAAACAGCTTTTTATTAAAGATATGGTTCCATCTTAAAGTGGCAGTAGAATTACCCCATGGAATACTTACTTTAAAGGAACGTTTGCCATTGTTGAAATCAAACTTATCGCGGCCGAAATAGCCACTCAGGTATAGCCTGTCTTTTTCTGAAAATATGTAATTCACTTTTGCATTCAGGTCGTAGAAGTAATAGCCCGAACCACGGAAACTGTTTTCTTTACCAATGAATGGTTTGGTAAGAGCATCTATGTAGGTTCTGCGTGCAGAGATCATATAAGATGCCTTATTCTTTTTGATTGGCCCCTGTATGGCCAGCCTGGATGCAATTAACCCGATACCCGCATCTACCTCTGTTTTGTTCATGTTGCCATCTTTCATGGCAATGTCTATTACCGAAGATAGCCTGCCACCATATTGTGCCGGCATACCACCCTTTATAAGCGATAAACTTTTAATGGCATCAGAATTAAAGACAGAGAAAAAGCCAAACAAATGCCCGGTATTGTAAACAACCGCATCATCCAGCAGAATAAGGTTCTGGTCTGGCCCGCCACCACGCACGTAAAATCCTGAATTGCCTTCACCGGCGTTTCTTACACCTGGCAGTAACTGTAAAGCTTTCAGAATATCAACTTCGCCCAGGAATGATGGCAGCGACTTTATAGTCGTTATACTAAGGTCAACCTTGCCCATTTGCGCACTCTTTACGTTGCTCTCTCTTTTGCGGCCTACAACGGTTACATTGTTAAGATCGCTTAAACCCTGCGACAGTAAAATGTTCAGCGTTTTGTTGCCATCAAAATCTATAGATACCAGTCTTGGCTGGTAACCTACATAAGTTACCAGCAGGTCATATTTACCCCTTGCAAGTGTAAGTGAAAAAAAACCATATTGATTGGTGGTAACGCCCCTGCCCTCTTCCTTTACGGCAATGTTGGCGCCTATCAGTGTTTCGCCGGAAAGCGAATCTTTTATATAACCATTCAGTGTAAACTTATCCTGTGCAAAAATGC encodes the following:
- a CDS encoding TonB-dependent receptor: MIKKILLTFILINTLTGIFAQDKFTLNGYIKDSLSGETLIGANIAVKEEGRGVTTNQYGFFSLTLARGKYDLLVTYVGYQPRLVSIDFDGNKTLNILLSQGLSDLNNVTVVGRKRESNVKSAQMGKVDLSITTIKSLPSFLGEVDILKALQLLPGVRNAGEGNSGFYVRGGGPDQNLILLDDAVVYNTGHLFGFFSVFNSDAIKSLSLIKGGMPAQYGGRLSSVIDIAMKDGNMNKTEVDAGIGLIASRLAIQGPIKKNKASYMISARRTYIDALTKPFIGKENSFRGSGYYFYDLNAKVNYIFSEKDRLYLSGYFGRDKFDFNNGKRSFKVSIPWGNSTATLRWNHIFNKKLFANTSLVYNDYRFSFTGLQNDFNINLSSGIKDLNAKTDFDYYATPEHKLKFGAQYTFHTFLPSVVSGNQDTIEFKPANVQRKYANEYALYIQDDWDVSRAIKLNYGIRYSQFQQVGRYTAYTTDADGNKTDSTLYGSGQTVKTYGGFEPRLTVRYAINDVSSFKAGVTRNLQYIHLVTNAGSTLPTDIWVPSTYRVKPQIGWQYAAGYFRNFNNNMFETSVEVYYKTMQNQIEYREGYTPNTLKDPEEDFVFGKGWSYGAEFFVNKVKGRLTGWVGYTLSYTWRRFAQLNDGEKYPSRYDRRHDLSVVGTYQLSSKWKLSSVFVFGTGNAISLPERFYFVDGTLTQEYSRINAYRMKPYHRLDVAATYTPVPKKKRKYTGSWVFSIYNLYSRANPYFYYFDQEGSATQGTLTIKSKQVSLFPVIPSVTWNVKF
- a CDS encoding acyl-CoA thioesterase; its protein translation is MSSYIKQVDIRWSDMDPNFHLRHSVYYDWGAMMRLSFLHDHGLTPAVMQQLHFGPILFREECVFKREILFGDTVFLNVYISKSRRDMSRWSMIHEVWKNKDILSATITVDGAWLDTQSRKLATPPAVIKTVFEALPKSPGFEWTD
- a CDS encoding TspO/MBR family protein, whose product is MDQSYSKSLNPNLKLFLSLAITLLVGFGAGFATSSAIGTWYAGLNKPFFNPPNWLFAPVWTILYILMGISCYFVWKQPETSKRNVALFVFAVQLALNGMWSIIFFNFHQVGWALVDIVLLWVMILITMYLFSQHSKVAVWLLYPYFFWVSFASVLNGAILYLN
- a CDS encoding class I SAM-dependent methyltransferase; the protein is MKDNFSAQAEAYANFRPHYPTEMYAFIYGQLSCYDRALDIATGNGQVAKELAAKFSQVYATDISAKQLSEAPQLPNIQYKQEAAEQSSFADHFFDLVTVAQAIHWFNFDAFYANVRRITKPGGIIAVAGYGLVSVNTVTDRWLQHFYTNIIGPYWDSERKYIDDHYTTIPFPFEEISAPSLFIRYKWSKQQFLGYLNTWSAVQHFIRANSVNPLAGDTLQRLDSIWPDNTCYDISFPLLLRVGRL
- a CDS encoding ABC transporter ATP-binding protein produces the protein MIELKHISKWVNVGGARNFILKDVNLGITEGEFVSIMGPSGSGKSSLLNVIGMLDEADEGEYFFFGEPVHKLKEKHRSQLYKQYIGFVFQAYHLIDELTVYENIETPLIYQDMKTSERKAVVADILDRFNIVGKKDLFPTQLSGGQQQLVGIARALVAKPKLILADEPTGNLNSKQGEEIMELFKKLNEEDGVTIIQVTHSEKNAGYGSRIIHLLDGRIEREEPHLTIM
- a CDS encoding TolC family protein produces the protein MRKISLIATFIVFVLAQKTFAQDTARINGLVSLKKCIDIALRNNADINRSELAMMDSKVTYNQSQGNRLPFISGGITHGLSQGRAIDPFTNSYINQNLSYANYNLGADLYLWNAGSVSNNIKANRLNYEAGKMDWQQQKDNVTINVILAYLQVLNATEQLNAAIQLADVTRKQVERLELLNNDGAIAPATYYDTKGQLATDEANIVTLKNTVESARISLVQLMNINYSKDMQLEKVDESSALSLYDGNSNDIYQTALNNLAMIKAVDLRRASATKSLKAAKGQMYPSLVLSGGLGTNYSSAASTSTLISVTDVATGGYVNVNNEKLQVYAPQSNFSSAKIPYDMQWKNNFNSSVSVGIQIPILNGLVARSRVKTARNQEKRATLNATTAKTQLQQSVEQAYLNMNTAFERYQKVQAQVDALSISFTAAEVKFNAGAINSVEYLLVKNRADNAKINLIAAKYDYILRTKILDFYKGTLSL
- a CDS encoding energy transducer TonB; translation: MKRQIRSMALGLATIFVINACQTPEERAKEMNTQPVAENADANNNPEAAAVDTTTSLQADESMLSADSNTATSPAASVPPRQDEVVLKKKALKGRASVDMKAAPASGAKVEVMPSFPGGESSLNKFVEDNLQYPQQAIDNDVEGRVIVTFDVDENGRIYRPNVVSDKLGYGLEEEALRVIKSMPQWNPGKLKGKNVKTTFTLPIVYQLI